The sequence below is a genomic window from Nicotiana tomentosiformis chromosome 6, ASM39032v3, whole genome shotgun sequence.
ATCCAAAATCTACCTTCTAATTCCATCCATACTTGGCCCGAACTTGTCCGAGCTTTCCTAGCAAAATGGTTCCCGCAAAGCAAGAAGTCCGAGCTCCGGGATAAAATTTTCTTCATCAAGAAATTACTAGAGGAGCATCTACATGAAGCATGAGATGGATTGAAGCTATATTTAGTGAGGTCGCTGAATCATGGCATTCCGGATAATATTTTGTTGGAGAAGTTTTACATGGTCTTGGATCTTATGAATCAATCCAAGCCAACAATGCAGCGGATGGATCCTTTATGGATAAAACATTTGCACGGGTCACATAAATCCTTGACAAGATGGCAGAACATAACCAAGCTTGGCACTCGGAAGACACAACGTGTGGAATTGCATATGGTACTCCTTCCTTGACCAACATGATTAAggagaatcaagaaagagatcaaGTAATTACCGGGCTTACCACCAATGTCAATGTGTTGACGAAAATGTTCACTGAAAGCCAAACAAAAAAGGTGATTGTTGTGGAAGATGTGCAACCCATGTCAAATGAGGAATATGAAGAAGAAAATTATGTCAACAATCCTCAAGGAGGATATCAAAGACAACCCTACCAAGGTTCAGGACAACAACACGAATAGAGGTCTAACCCGCAAGGGCAAGGCAACCAACAGTGGCGAAATGACCAAGGTAGTTCAAATGAAGAAAATTGGAGTAACAACAACAACTTTTTAAATCGAAGTTCAAACCCCTATGTTCCACCAAAGGGGCAATATTCTAATTCTCCACATTGGAAGGAAAGTTCTTCAAGTGAATCCAAGTTGGACAACATGCTTGAAAGAGTATTGCAAAATCAAGAGAGGTCTGACACTTTAATGAAGAATATGACCGAGCTTGTGGGTTCTCACACCGCATCTATTCAAAAGTTGGAGATGCAAATGAGGGATCTCTTAAGAGATCAAAATCCGAAGCAAAAAGGTACTCTCCCAAATGATACAATTGCAAACCCAAAAGGTAGTGGGAGTGGTCCAACTTCTCATTGTATGGCAATCACAACTCGAAGTGGGAATCTACTTCAAGGAGAGAATGAACAAGTGGTAGAAGTGGATGATTATGAACAAGAAGTCGAGGCACAAGTTGAGGTGCCAAATGTTGTTGAAGTTGAAAGACTCCCGAAGAAGGTGAGAACTCAAGAAGTGAACCATGAAGAAGTTAAGGGAAAGGTAATAGAGGCACAAAAAACTCTAGCACCAATTCCTAGACCTCCTCCTCCTTTCCCTCAAATACTAGCTAGAAAGGTTGATGATAGCAAACTCGAAAAGTTCTATgacatcctaaagcaattatcagTGAACATTCCATTTGTGGAAGTATTTCAAGAGATGTCGGGTTTTGCTAAGTACTTGAAGGACTTGATCACTAAAATGAAAACCACCAAGAATGATGTGTTGAATGTGACTCACCGGGTTAGTTCCATCATTTCAACAACCGCCGTCCAAAAGAAAGAGGACCCAAGAGCCTTCACCATTCCATGCACTATTGGATTGCGTGACTTTGCACGTGCCCTTTGTGATAATGGGGCTAGCATAAACTTAATTCCCCTTGCTATTTACAAGTAAGAGGGATTAGGTAATCCTAGGCCTACAAGTATGAGGCTGGAAATGGACGACCGTTCAATAAAGCGACCGGTGGGAATAGTTGATGATGTGCTTGTGAAAGTGGGGAAGTTTCTCCTCCCTACTGACTATGTTATTCTCGATTGTGCTGTTGATAAATAGATCCCTATCATCTTTGGGAGACCTTTCATTGCTACCGGTAGGGCACATAGGACTTGGAACGAAATGAGATCAAGTTCTGAGTCAATGACAAAGAAGTTACCTTTCAAGCAAGTAAGGCTATGAAATTGCCACATGCATACGAGAGTATCTCAATCATTGATGTTGTTGATGATGAAGAGGATGCAGTCAAGGAGAAGATGGAAGAGGAATGCCTTGGTGAGGCATTGGCGGCTATTATGGTAAATTATGATGGTGAGGACATGGAAGGATACTTGGAATCAGTGAATGCATTGGAAGGTCTTGGGTCCTACACTTATGCAACAAAGAAGTTTTATCTTGACTTAGAGAATAGATTCACTCCTCCCGCTAATCCTTAAATTATTGAGCCGCCACAACTTGAGCTCAGGACACTCTCGCCGCACttaaggtatgaatttcttggctcTAATGAAACTCTACCTGTAATTGTTTCTTCTCTGTTGAATGatgttgtcacgccccgaacctaggagcgagaccagcacctggtgcctcacctaacctagcgtaccaaattgcgactaagggactctgaacatataatgtcatactttggccatggggccaccttgcaagccaatttgcaaagcaaaatataaaactgaatgaaaactagcgctaactaaacatcaatataaagctaggccgacaaggccatcatagctactacagctgacaaaccatcaaatatacataccaggcctacaaaccaaacatactgcactaaccaataggatatgtctacatagctactacagctgacaaaccatcaaatatacataccaggcctataaacccaacatactgcattaaccaacaggatatgtctacaagcctctactgatagatatattgtgatcggaacagggccccgacctacccataacatatatacagatatacataagatgtacacaaaactctagacctggcaactccgaaagacgtggagcttaccgatcaggctgaacttgagaaacacctactgaggaggtctacccgtctgtctgtctgaacctgcacgcatgaaatgcagcgcccccagaaaagggacgtcagtatgaaataatgtaccgagtatgtaaggcaataaaataactgaaatctaaaactgaactgataatatgataactgaaattaactgggagtcaaagattgtctggagatatacttacctgctgatagtgactaaactccttcaatatagtaagtaaaacaaatgtccggccctataaggctcggtatgtgtaactgctcggccgtagtaggctcgctcataggcgctcggccatactgggcatctgtacctcggccatcctgggctcgctcataggcgctcggccatagtaggctcggtatatataacttaccatctgatcagaggttgcccaataggggcctgcccaccgattatagctcgatggtggtgaaaatagtgtaatactgtatatatatatatatagaccctctgctctcttgactgaataaagacaaaactaaactgaatatgaagtctcgataaggaataatattgtaacttatgagactagaattatgtgaataaattcatgaatacgaacttctctttatgtctcattattaacacatgtagctacgagatcatgccaaaataaaggaagggcttagccttaacataccttatcacaatctttctaattaccaagttgaactcacctcttcgcaccttaatctacaagaatgataataatactatcgttaagttacgagaggtacaactatcgcacaacgaacgacaaacttattttgtattaaaacgggcagcatctcccctataatccttattcctccaaattcaagataacaccaacaatacaagaacagaacaataacaacataaatacatcattttccagccctatatacgccatcaaacactacaaaacagcccaacacaccccaatctcttcatactcaaaacgaccaccgtagtagtgtcaaacgacccggaaatgttatgacgaacgaccagccaaccaccctacatttatatggtgtttctacacccccttcctcctccaaaactccacaaaacagtagtaaaacacgcagcccaacagcaacacaaaacagtccacaaaacagtccgctacaagtgaataactcgaactcacggcttccgatcaccgtcccgtgagttcttacaagtatagaacgacttgccatgaatttatagaagaacaaatggatgaaagagagcagtaaactcaccttatttgttggataactcagctcctatcttggttcttcaaactttaggttttacctctaattagaacttgaaagggagagaaaatcaattagggtttgtgggaaattttgggaggattatttgcagagcttatgtctggttattatgctctattttaagtctaatatatgaagaaaatgggcctttaaaaggcctctttggacgacccgaaatggcccatttttgggctttcatttaagcaagtaggtgacacacctacttgtcacctagcagcttgcgcagtatcgcaacaattctcatatctctctactccaatgtcgtattgacaaacggtttaatgcgttggaaaatagactcatagatctttaatttgatgggtggaaaaccccataaatctaagtatattgggagaaaattgcagttacatttgacccaaagtttcagtaaaacttatgaatgtaacttgtgatgactttcatcgacttttgttccacaactcgcttgacttcaaaacataacacacggatgtcatacgactaatataaatcataacataatctctttatcatgttaatcaccctagtctcaccccaaaggtacatgttataacattcccaacttgtcgactttcgaaacattgttttattcaattgctttagcttctgaactgtccaaccctctctgtacttgttgttcatgatcttcaatatttgtaacctcagaggtaacatgattaacttactttatatacttttaaatattaactcatttttggtcctacattagtttgcttacgacgcatttttacgtacgaaaatatagggtgtaacatcactcccccttgggaacattcgtcctcgaatgtttactcttagagactttgaaatttttttccagagtatccttcgtacactaggttaaatccaacctgcacgtagccagaaacatactatacatgccacacatggccaatctttataaatagcagcaatttgcctcaccgaccgtaaatcataaatattgaaagtgaaaaataaaagcttacctgatgacctgctagcctacatagagctatgttgtagcgtcccatctcgaaccatatcttcagtttgaaataggtgggggtatttagacttcatttcttcctccgattcccacgtcatctcttctacattcttgctcctccataaaacctttacggaagctacctccttatttcgtagattgcggatttgtcggtctaggatggcaactggaatttcctcgtatgacaagtcctctgtaatctgtacatcatccgtgggcaccactcgggtaggatcgccaatgcacttccgtagcatagattcgtgaaaaaccggatggacagactccaattctgagggcaactctaactcataagctacttggcccactctccaaatgatcctataaggcccaatataccgtgggataaacttgcctttcttgccaaacctcatcacgcccttcataggtgatacctttaagaatacccagtcattaatcctgaactctaagtctcgtcgccgcacgtcagaatatgacttctgacgactctgagctgtcaacagtcgctctcggataagctttactttctctatggcctgctgaaccaggtctggcccatgtaacccaggttctccaacatcaaaccatcctataggagatctgcacttacgcccatacaaagcctcgtacggagccatctggatactggagtggtaactgttattatatgcaaactcgataagaggtagatgttcatcccaacttcttttaaaatccaacacacatactcataacatatcctcgagcgtctgaattgtgcgctcggcttgtccatcagtctgtggatgaaaagctgtgctgagattcacctgagtccctagacctttctgaaatgacctctaaaaatgtgctgtaaactgagccccacggtcagatataatagaaactggtactccgtgtagccgcactatctccttaatatataactttgcataatcttctactgtatatgtagatctgaccggtaggaagtgagctgattttgtgagcctatcgactatcacccatatggaatcgaacttacgattagaatgaggtaaacccatgataaagtccatgtttatcgcctcccatttccatgtcgggatctctatagtctgcattagccctccgggcttctggtgctctaccttcacttgctggcaactagtacattgggcgacaaactcagcaatgttcttcttcatatcattccaccagtacatatccttaatgtcatgatacatcttcgtcgatccaggatggatggaataccatgaataatgtgcctctgacataatcttgtctcgtagccctgctacatctggaacacacaaatgacccttgtatctgagaaccccatctcccttgagctctaacaatggcttcctctgctgcggaactcgctctctcagctcgaccaactctgggtcctcgtactgcctttccttgacttcagctatgagggataattttgcagtgttttgaagtacaactccaccatcctcagaatctactaaccgaacccccaacgaagccaattgatgaatctctctagctaattgtcttttctcgggctctacatgtgctaagctacccatagataggcgacttaaggcatctgctacaacattagctttccctggatggtagagaatgttaacatcgtaatctttcaataactcaagccatcgcctctgtcgcaaattcaattctttctgcttgaaaatatattgtaggcttttatgatcagtaaatacatcaacatgaacaccatataaataatgccgccatatcttaagtgcatggacaaccgcagctaactcgaggtcgtgggtcggataattcctctcgtgcttcctcaactgccttgaagcatatgcaattaccttcccatgttgcatcaggacacatcctaacccgacacctgatgcatcacaatacacggcataaccctctagaccctctggaagtgttagaactggagctgaggtcaacttgttcttaagctcttggaaactccgctcacaagcctctgtccattgaaacttagtttctttctgtgtcaacttcgtcaatggtgccgaaagggaagaaaaaccctctacgaacctccgatagtatcctgctaagcctagaaagctacgaacctctgtcggagtggtaggtctaggacaagatttcacggcctcaatcttctgagtgtccacctttataccttcatctaaTACAATATTCCCCAAGAATGCTAttttaaccagaactcacatttagaaaacttagcatacaacttacgatcacggagggtttggagtaccgctcgcaggtggtccgcatgctcatcctctgaacaggaataaaccagaatatcatcaataaatactatcacgaacagatctaaaaatggccggaataggctattcatcaagtccataaatatggcgggtgcattagtcaacccgaaggacatgacaaggaactcgaagtggccatatcgggtcctgaaggctgtcttcggaatatctttttcccgaactctgacctggtggtaccccgacctcaaatctatctttgaaaagcatctagccccctgcaactgatcaaacaagtcatcgatccttggaagtggatacttattcttaatagttaccttgttcagctgcctataatcgatacacatcctcagcgagccgtctttcttccgcacaaatagtacccgtgcaccccaaggtgaggtactgggcctaatgtaacctttctccagcaaatcttttaactgctccttcaactccttcaattcggcaggtgccattctatacggagggacggatattggttgagttcctggaagcaaatcaatgctaaaatcaatctctcgctctggagaaatacttggaagctcatctggaaacacatctgcatactctttgactacgggaatagactgaagtataggtatctcaacatctgcatctctaactcgcacaatatgataaatgcacccttttgcgatcattttccttgccttcagataggaaataaacctacctctgggtgttggtgtattacctacccattcaaggactggctcacccgaaaaatgaaatctgactgcctttgctcggcaatcaactgtggcatagcaagctgccaaccagtccatgcccatgatagcatcaaaatccatcatctctagctcaactaggtcagctgaggtctgacgactacaaattgtcaccgtacaacctcggtaaacccgtctagcaataatcgattctccgaccggtgtagataccgcaaaaggatcacttagtatttcaggcactataccaaacttcctcgcgacaaatggggtaatatacgataaagtagatcctgggtctatcaaagcataagcatcgtgagagcaaatggttaatatacctgtcacaacgtctggtgaagactcctggtcctgtcgacccgctaaagcatagatacggttctgattaccacctgaactggaacctctacctctgccttgacctctaccagccgaagactgagactcgcaccctgaaggatgcacggacatagatgatcctgttgctgaactcgctggttgtgccattcccctagaatctctatttgggcaatctcgcatcatatgccccggacgcccacatgtataacaagcatcagaacttgctcggcattggcctaAGTGTCCTCTActacagatgtcacaccgtggaggaaatgaccatgtctgcacaaaacctcgctgtcgctgcaaacccgacgcccgtgagctctcaccaggtcctgactgagtatagcagtcatacctgtaaccctgtaactgaggtggcagaggcctaggtggccgtccgaagtactgggtcctataactaccctgagattgctcctgagacctgggaaatctcatcctcttacgttgcccttgctcagccctctctgtaccctgctgccgacgcctacccctttctatattctgggcgaatgcctgaatccgggagatatccatactatcctgcaatgcagcggtggcacatgcctcggttaactctggggctaaccctgctataaacctgtgaatcctgtcccgcatagtagcaacaatggatggtgcatatctggccaatgagtcaaaacggagactatactctcgaacactcatattaccctgcttgagggatagaaactgatcgactcgagcctgtcggatctcccgcggtaagtactggtcaaggaaggcatctgaaaaattctcccaaatagctggaggtgcatcacgtcccctggacctctcccatccctcgtaccaaaggatggctatatctcggagtcgaaaagctgctagctcaagtgcctctttctccgtggcatgcataacacgaaagatcctgtgaagttgatctatgaaatcctgcgggtcctccctctgatctgtccccgtgaactctgggggactcaaagcaataaactctcggacccttgaactcccagatccctcagaagttcctgcactagctgatgccctagcctgttgctgggtagctaccaactgtgtcaacaaatgcaccgaacttctcaagtcctgatctaatggaagtggagggggaactggatgtgcggtttccctaggaatctccgcagttggtggaggagccagtaatggctgagtaggggtctcgccttgagcctcagactgggccccatctactgggggtaccctgctggtcccctcacctactactgtatctctcctctggctagccgtagtcttcctagtcaccgtcatctgtgcatgcaaacaccaacacataagtttaattcaaatttcctataactcagttctatagcacgatttagatttcaaagaagggtaaccaactcctaaatgccctgtagttccctgcttatataatgtggtgcacaacacatctataaacaagaccctactagacacggcttgtagactccctaggatagaactgctctaatactaagtttgtcacgccccgaacctaggagcgagaccagcacccggtgcctcacctaacctagcgtaccaaattgcgactaagggactctgaacatataatgtcatactttggccatggggccaccttgcaagccaatttgcaaagcaaaatataaaactgaatggaaactagcgctaactaaacataaatataaagctaggccgacaaggccgtcatagctactacagctgacaaaccatcaaatatacataccaggcctacaaacccaacatactgcactaaccaataggatatgtctacaattagctactacagctgacaaaccatcaaatatacataccaggcctacaaacccaacatactgcactaaccaacaggatatgtctacaagcctctactgatagatatattgtgatcggaacagggccccgacctacccataacatatatacagatatacataagatgtacacaaaactctagacctggcaactccgaaagacgtggagcttaccgatcaggctgaactcgggaaacacctactgaggaggtctacccgtctgtctgtctgaacctgcacgcatgaaatgcagcgcccccagaaaagggacgtcagtacgaaataatgtaccgagtatgtaaggcaataaaataactgaaatctaaaactgaactgataatatgataactgaaattaactgggagtcaaagatggtctggagatatacttacctgctgatagtgactaaactccttcaatatagtaagtaaaataaatgtccagccctataaggctcggtacgtgtaactgctcggccgtagtaggctcgctcataggcgctcggccatactggacatctgtacctcggccatcctgggctcgctcataggcgctcggccacagtaggcttggtatatataacttaccatctgatcagaggttgcccaataggggcctgcccaccgattatagctcgatggtggtgaaaatagtgtaatactgtatatatatatatatatatatatatatatatatatatatatatatatatatatagaccctctgctctcttgactgaataaagacaaaactaaactgaatatgaagtctcgataaggaataatattgtaacttatgagactagaattatgtgaataaattcatgaatacgaacttctctttatgtctcattattaacacatgtagctacgagatcatgccaaaatgaaggaagggattagccttaatataccttatcacaatctttctaattaccaagttgaactcacctcttcgcaccttaatctacaagaatgataataatactatcgttaagttacgaaaggtacaactatcgcacaacgaatgacaaacttattttgtattaaaacgggcagcatctcccctataatccttattcctccaaattcaagataacaccaacaatacaagaacagaacaataacaacataaatacatcattttccagccctatatacgccatcaaacactacaaaacagcccaacacaccccaatctcttcatactcaaaacgaccaccgtagtagtgtcaaacgacccggaaatgttatgacgaacgaccagccaaccaccctacatttatatggtgtttctacacccccttcctcctccaaaactccacaaaacagtagtaaaacacgcagcccaacagcaacacaaaacagtccacaaaacagtccgctacaagtgaataactcgaactcacggcttccgatcaccgtcccgtgagttcttacaagtatagaacgacttgccatgaatttatagaagaacaaatggatgaaagagagcagtaaactcaccttatttgttggataactcagctcctatcttggttcttcaaactttaggttttacctctaagtagaacttgaaagggagagaaaatcaattagggtttgtgggaaatttttgggaggattctttgcagagcttatgtctggttattatgctctattttaagtctaatatatgaagaaaatgggcctttaaaaggcctctttggacgacccgaaatggtccatttttgggctttcatttaagcaagtaggtgacacacctacttgtcacctagcagcttgcgcagtatcgcaaaaatgcccatatctctctactccaatgtcgtattgacaaacagtttaatgcgttggaaaatagactcatagatatttaattttataggtggaacaccccataaatctaagtatattgggagaaaattgcagttacatttgacccaaagtttcagtaaaacttatgaatgtaacttgtgatgactttcatcgacttttgttccacaactcgcttgacttcaaaacataa
It includes:
- the LOC138894317 gene encoding uncharacterized protein — protein: MLERVLQNQERSDTLMKNMTELVGSHTASIQKLEMQMRDLLRDQNPKQKGTLPNDTIANPKGSGSGPTSHCMAITTRSGNLLQGENEQVVEVDDYEQEVEAQVEVPNVVEVERLPKKVRTQEVNHEEVKGKVIEAQKTLAPIPRPPPPFPQILARKVDDSKLEKFYDILKQLSVNIPFVEVFQEMSGFAKYLKDLITKMKTTKNDVLNVTHRVSSIISTTAVQKKEDPRAFTIPCTIGLRDFARALCDNGASINLIPLAIYK